A stretch of the Nicotiana tabacum cultivar K326 chromosome 6, ASM71507v2, whole genome shotgun sequence genome encodes the following:
- the LOC107811472 gene encoding uncharacterized protein LOC107811472, whose product MMKDLMSRKFAFQDLDTVTLTQTCSAVVTRLIAEKLSDPGSFTIPCTIGNFAFAKALCDLGASINLMPLTIYKRLGIERARPTSMLLQLADRTVKRPSDILDDVLIQVGKFAFPADFVILDCKVDEEIPIILGRSFLATGKALINCETGSSI is encoded by the coding sequence atgatgaaggacttaatGTCTAGAAAATTCGCTTTCCAAGACCTGGACACGGTGACTCTTACTCAGACCTGCAGTGCAGTGGTAACTAGACTAATTGCGGAGAAGCTATCTGACCCAGGGAGCTTTACAATTCCCTGCACTATTGGTAATTTTGCTTTTGCTAAGGCACTTTGTGATTTAGGGGCTAGCATTAATCTTATGCCCCTGACGATTTATAAGAGGCTGGGGATTGaaagagctagacccacctctatgCTATTGCAGCTGGCTGATAGGACTGTAAAAAGACCCTCTGATATCCTGGATGATGTGTTGATTCAGGTGGGGAAATTTgcgttccctgcagattttgtgatcttggattgcaaGGTAGATgaagaaattcccataattttgggaaggtcgTTCTTGGCCACTGGGAAAGCTCTCATTAATTGTGAAACTGGGAGCTCAATATGA